Proteins encoded in a region of the Ziziphus jujuba cultivar Dongzao chromosome 3, ASM3175591v1 genome:
- the LOC107433483 gene encoding mitochondrial import inner membrane translocase subunit PAM16 like 2 isoform X1, translating into MAARFLANLLVMSSGILARAFVQAYRQALANASKSGVAQETLQNAVRRGSKVMTEQEARQILGITEGTSWEEVLKKYDTLFERNAKNGSFYLQSKVHRAKECLEASYQVKDPGNPS; encoded by the exons ATG GCTGCAAGGTTTCTGGCTAATTTACTTGTGATGAGCTCTGGTATTTTGGCTAGGGCTTTTGTTCAGGCCTACCGTCAAGCACTAGCAA ATGCTTCAAAATCTGGCGTTGCTCAAGAAACATTGCAAAATGCTGTCCGTAGAGGTAGTAAAGTCATGACAGAGCAGGAAGCTAGGCAGATTCTTGGCATCACAGAGGGAACTTCGTGGGAGGAGGTTTTGAAG AAATATGACACTTTGTTTGAAAGGAATGCAAAGAATGGTAGCTTTTACCTTCAGTCAAAGGTTCACAGGGCTAAAGAATGTTTAGAAGCTTCCTATCAGGTCAAGGATCCGGGTAACCCTAGTTGA